A genomic stretch from Rubripirellula reticaptiva includes:
- a CDS encoding sulfatase gives MLFVVTFICAGIVHAADKPNVLFIAVDDLRPELGCYGSPIAVTPNLDALASEGLLFNRAYCQQAICRPSRASLMTGARPETTGLFHNYVSLRELQPEILTLPEHFVAAGYEAAYCGKIFHQGDTDEGRSWSRDPVRFIKGIKKPIGAYALPENNKLKADNMRKMLSKYGEAARLGLAAGPAYEKANVPDTAYLDGYNTQLAIETMKEMVQVDGKPFFLGMGYKLPHLNWCAPSKYWDLYDADSIPMATEVDAPDHGAAMGLHASFELRTRSGIPKTGPIDPDLSRTLKHAYLASVSYVDAQIGKLIEALENADVRDNTIIVLWGDHGWHLGDMGVWGKATNYEIATRVPLMIWTPNMKSRGVTTDALVELVDIYPTLCELAGLSVPEHLEGDSFVPLLDDPAQPWKKAAFSQYPNPALREWAANPLSQGMRETWFGPLIKEVESRIIDQQGDKWDRELFEEHLMGYTMRTDRYRLVQWRDHRDSSAKPVFTELFDHQNDPNETKNIASENQELVRELTDQLQAGFVSR, from the coding sequence ATGCTATTCGTCGTCACTTTTATCTGCGCAGGCATCGTCCATGCCGCCGATAAGCCGAACGTTCTGTTCATTGCGGTTGACGATCTGAGACCTGAATTGGGTTGCTATGGATCGCCGATCGCCGTGACGCCGAATTTGGACGCTTTGGCGAGTGAAGGGTTGCTGTTCAATCGAGCCTATTGTCAGCAAGCAATTTGTCGTCCATCGCGTGCGAGCCTGATGACGGGAGCAAGGCCTGAAACGACCGGGTTGTTCCACAACTACGTTTCGCTGCGTGAGTTGCAGCCAGAGATCTTGACGCTACCTGAACATTTTGTAGCCGCTGGGTACGAGGCGGCGTATTGTGGCAAAATTTTTCACCAAGGCGACACCGACGAAGGACGGTCGTGGAGTCGTGATCCGGTGCGGTTCATCAAGGGAATCAAGAAGCCAATTGGGGCATACGCTCTTCCTGAAAATAACAAGTTGAAAGCCGACAACATGAGAAAAATGTTGTCCAAGTATGGCGAGGCGGCGCGACTTGGTTTGGCAGCGGGGCCGGCATACGAGAAAGCCAATGTTCCGGATACTGCTTACCTGGATGGATACAACACGCAGTTGGCTATCGAGACCATGAAAGAGATGGTTCAGGTAGATGGTAAGCCATTCTTTCTTGGGATGGGTTACAAGTTGCCGCACTTGAATTGGTGCGCACCGTCGAAGTACTGGGATCTTTACGACGCAGATTCAATTCCAATGGCGACCGAGGTGGATGCACCGGACCATGGTGCTGCGATGGGGCTGCACGCTTCATTCGAACTGCGGACTCGATCAGGCATTCCAAAGACGGGACCGATCGATCCGGATCTGTCTCGAACGTTGAAACACGCATACCTGGCGAGCGTTAGTTACGTCGATGCGCAGATTGGAAAGTTGATTGAGGCGTTGGAGAATGCTGACGTTCGTGACAACACAATCATCGTGCTTTGGGGCGACCATGGTTGGCATCTTGGCGACATGGGTGTGTGGGGAAAGGCAACGAACTATGAAATCGCGACTCGCGTGCCTTTGATGATCTGGACGCCGAATATGAAGTCGCGCGGCGTAACGACGGATGCACTTGTTGAATTAGTCGACATCTATCCAACGCTATGCGAGCTGGCTGGTTTATCGGTACCCGAGCATCTTGAAGGTGACAGTTTCGTGCCGCTACTAGATGATCCGGCGCAGCCCTGGAAGAAAGCAGCGTTTAGTCAGTATCCAAATCCAGCACTGCGGGAATGGGCGGCGAATCCGTTGTCGCAAGGGATGCGTGAGACTTGGTTCGGTCCGTTGATCAAAGAAGTTGAGTCTCGGATCATCGACCAGCAAGGAGATAAGTGGGACCGTGAACTGTTCGAGGAACACTTGATGGGTTACACGATGCGGACCGATCGTTATCGGTTAGTGCAGTGGCGTGATCACCGTGATTCGAGTGCGAAACCGGTGTTCACGGAACTGTTTGATCACCAAAACGATCCGAATGAAACGAAGAACATTGCCAGCGAGAATCAGGAACTCGTTCGCGAATTGACCGACCAGCTCCAGGCCGGGTTCGTAAGTCGCTAG
- a CDS encoding LamG-like jellyroll fold domain-containing protein produces the protein MNRKLQEQIFASLDGTIGLEDFASMQQSLIQSAEARALYLESVELYESLGETGWPGVGTVTPTVAVQAVSRRQDFPAWFAVAAVLVAVCSLAAFAIGRRSSGESIAQRPVQRPAQQFAGPVSANDVETMVAGHASLRRVLNVRWSDGAASYRSGDLIPAGTFSIDSGVVEMDFFCGASLVVEGPAELNVTSDWELTCVSGRLRASVPPAARGFVVHAADSKIIDLGTEFSLSVTSNNARVRVIDGEVEIHQSAHDPKRLTTGEDQWLDGQKDASEDESSIATSEELRSQQSQLQRQKLSSWQVAFDSLRKDKRLIAYYPFEHDLGDATGSSRLVTNAAVAGSAGDGTLVGPVVASVGRFGEGSTGLEFDRPAARVRTRLDGTFLAFTFAAWVRIDDLSHRYNALFMGDGYENGEPHWQIRNDGKLMLSVMVDDTKEFSHFSEDEQQVVQAAGLHHVYFTEPFWDITKSGQWFHLASVYDPVGRRVDQYVNGVRIGSETIKDEFYTDTLRIGPAEIGNWGQPFRKTPEFAVRNLDGTIDELGIYNAALTESEIKSLYDQGKPLGY, from the coding sequence ATGAATCGAAAATTGCAGGAACAGATCTTCGCCTCGCTTGATGGCACTATCGGGCTCGAGGACTTTGCGTCAATGCAGCAATCGCTGATTCAAAGTGCCGAAGCACGGGCGTTGTACCTTGAGAGTGTTGAACTCTATGAATCGCTTGGCGAGACCGGTTGGCCGGGCGTTGGTACCGTCACCCCAACAGTAGCGGTTCAAGCCGTTTCCCGTCGTCAGGACTTTCCGGCGTGGTTTGCGGTGGCGGCCGTTTTGGTTGCGGTGTGTTCGCTCGCTGCGTTTGCGATTGGACGCCGGTCCTCAGGCGAATCGATTGCCCAGCGACCTGTTCAGCGACCGGCCCAGCAATTTGCTGGCCCTGTGTCCGCAAACGATGTTGAAACGATGGTTGCTGGCCATGCTAGTTTGCGTCGGGTTCTAAACGTCCGCTGGTCGGATGGTGCGGCTTCTTACCGGTCGGGGGACTTGATTCCTGCGGGCACCTTTTCAATCGACAGCGGTGTCGTCGAAATGGACTTTTTCTGTGGTGCCTCTCTTGTCGTGGAAGGGCCTGCGGAACTAAATGTCACGTCCGATTGGGAGCTGACATGTGTGTCGGGGCGACTGCGTGCGTCGGTTCCTCCTGCTGCTCGCGGGTTTGTGGTGCATGCTGCCGATTCTAAAATCATTGATCTGGGCACCGAGTTTTCGCTGTCCGTCACGAGCAACAATGCACGAGTCCGGGTGATTGATGGGGAAGTTGAAATTCATCAGTCGGCCCATGATCCGAAGCGATTGACAACTGGCGAAGACCAGTGGCTGGACGGACAAAAGGATGCATCGGAGGACGAATCGTCGATAGCCACGTCCGAGGAACTGCGGAGCCAACAGTCGCAGCTTCAGCGTCAGAAGTTATCGAGTTGGCAAGTTGCGTTTGATTCGCTTCGTAAAGACAAGCGTTTGATTGCCTACTACCCATTCGAACACGATTTGGGTGACGCGACTGGTTCGTCGCGTTTGGTAACCAACGCGGCAGTCGCGGGCTCGGCTGGTGACGGCACTTTGGTCGGTCCCGTCGTTGCATCAGTCGGGCGTTTCGGCGAGGGGTCGACCGGATTGGAATTCGATCGACCGGCCGCTCGAGTTCGCACGCGGCTTGATGGGACGTTCTTGGCTTTTACGTTCGCCGCCTGGGTTCGGATCGATGACCTTTCGCATCGGTACAATGCATTGTTTATGGGCGATGGCTACGAGAACGGCGAGCCGCATTGGCAAATTCGCAATGACGGCAAGCTGATGTTGTCGGTGATGGTTGACGACACGAAAGAGTTTTCGCATTTCAGCGAAGATGAGCAGCAGGTCGTTCAAGCGGCCGGTTTGCACCACGTTTACTTTACCGAGCCGTTTTGGGATATCACCAAAAGCGGTCAGTGGTTTCATCTTGCTTCGGTTTATGACCCGGTGGGCCGCCGGGTCGATCAGTATGTCAACGGCGTACGCATCGGCAGTGAGACGATCAAGGACGAGTTCTACACCGATACCTTACGAATTGGCCCAGCGGAGATCGGCAACTGGGGCCAACCATTTCGAAAGACGCCAGAGTTTGCTGTCCGTAACCTGGATGGCACGATTGATGAGTTGGGGATTTACAACGCTGCACTCACGGAAAGCGAAATCAAATCGCTTTACGACCAGGGAAAACCGCTTGGGTACTAG
- a CDS encoding sigma-70 family RNA polymerase sigma factor, translating to MTTRDEQYDDFVSLLGHCEHRVRRFVRSLMVGAEGIDDVMQDVSLECWRKFESFSYAAESADPGDSRHEAFIRWACVIARFKVLSRVRDASRERLVFSDELVELLAEDSSSWAAKESPRQAALTQCLSKLSQDDRRLLLSVHATGDSVAGIAKQMGVEARRLYSRVNALRSAMLKCVQSQLASQ from the coding sequence ATGACGACTCGAGACGAACAGTACGACGACTTTGTATCCCTTCTGGGGCACTGCGAGCATCGCGTTCGCCGTTTCGTCCGGTCGTTGATGGTTGGGGCAGAGGGCATCGATGACGTGATGCAGGATGTTTCGCTGGAGTGCTGGCGAAAGTTCGAATCGTTTTCATATGCTGCGGAATCGGCGGACCCAGGCGACTCGCGGCATGAGGCCTTCATTCGGTGGGCTTGTGTGATCGCTCGATTCAAAGTGCTCAGCCGGGTGCGTGATGCTTCGCGAGAACGTTTGGTGTTTAGCGATGAACTAGTGGAGTTGCTTGCCGAGGATTCCAGTTCGTGGGCGGCGAAGGAGTCGCCACGGCAAGCGGCGTTGACTCAGTGTTTAAGTAAATTGAGTCAGGACGACCGGCGTTTGTTGCTAAGCGTACATGCGACGGGGGATTCAGTAGCGGGGATTGCCAAACAAATGGGAGTCGAAGCAAGACGTTTGTACAGTCGTGTTAACGCGTTGCGATCGGCGATGTTGAAGTGTGTTCAATCGCAGTTGGCGAGTCAGTAG